In Periplaneta americana isolate PAMFEO1 chromosome 3, P.americana_PAMFEO1_priV1, whole genome shotgun sequence, the following are encoded in one genomic region:
- the LOC138697136 gene encoding uncharacterized protein, whose amino-acid sequence MDSTIMGNDVALAIDNPLILKEERYTVPFEVTYAYFPDVRGEWLNEPYAITRKYNIINSEKVYTEVVRKIYGANQLHTDWSLVLPCGNTEMSFINAPSTHEDTYHRNICLGNGEHRIECTDPKESSLHVWRELCDPSCLTYKEKPEIVAKAPKMRFYRKRCDEACPNYKAKSEIVEKKGKRRKNRLWRETCIETCPNYKAKTTKRGEKRKHSALKEEVMDIEAIVQQLSV is encoded by the exons ATGGATAGCACAATTATGGGAAACGATGTGGCGCTAGCCATTGATAATCCACtaatattgaaagaagaaagatatACAGTACCATTTGAGGTAACGTACGCATATTTTCCAGATGTGAGAGGTGAGTGGTTAAATGAACCATATGCAATAACacgcaaatacaatataataaattctgaGAAAGTATACACTGAGGtggtaagaaaaatttatggtgCTAATCAGTTACATACGGATTGGTCATTGGTGTTGCCTTGTGGTAATACGGAAATGAGTTTTATAAATGCACCTTCAACACATGAGGACACATATCACCGCAATATCTGTTTGGGTAACGGTGAACATCGCATTGAATGCACAGATCCCAAAGAGTCCAGCTTACATGTGTGGCGGGAACTGTGTGATCCCAGCTGTCTTACTTACAAAGAG aaaccagagATTGTTGCCAAAGCACCTAAAATGAGATTTTATCGGAAGAGATGTGATGAAGCTTGTCCCAACTACAAAGCA AAGTCGGAAATTgttgagaaaaaaggaaaaaggaggAAAAACAGATTGTGGCGGGAGACATGCATTGAAACATGCCCCAACTATAAAGCG aagacaactaaaagaggagaaaagaggaaacataGCGCATTGAAGGAGGAGGTGATGGATATTGAAGCCATTGTTCAACAATTGAGtgtatag